The following DNA comes from Burkholderiales bacterium.
TTGACAAGCCACGCGTAGCGCCTGGAACGTTGGCAAGGGACGCAACCAGCAGCAGGCGAGCGACATCTCCGGTATCGCCATTTGCGAGATTGGTGTCCATCACTTCGGCGACCGATTTGCCGTTCGACGCAATATCGTGCGCGATCGCGGATTCGAGCGTTGGGTTGATCTGTGCGACTTCGCTAAGCGTTTCGCGATCGTTGAGATCCACGTCATGAGCAGAGAGCAGATAGTGCTTGCCCGCGCCATCTCCTTTCCAAAGCAGCGAGGCAACGATGCGCATCAGGCGAATCAAACCTCGAGTCTGCTGAAAGCCGGGGTTCTCCTTGAAGCGCGCATAAAGGTCGCGGATCGAGGGGTGAAACGGATACGACTCCGCGACGCTTTGGGCAAATTGCTCGGGAGAAGCGTTGGTTACGTCCATCTGCCGTGCGTCGCGCACCGATTGGGCATAGCCTTGGGCGATTTCGGCAATGTCCTCCTTGCTCGGAAGGGATTCAAACAGGCGCTTTCGCAGAATCTGATAGAACTCGTCGGTATTCATGCGCACCGGTTCGAGATCCATTGCAACGCGCCCGGATTCGCGCTGCAAATCCTGCAGGGCGGAGACAATCTGCTGATGGCCGGCTTGCCAGGAAACGGTGAGGTCGGTAATCACGAGAACGACGTTTCGAAGCTCATCCTTGGTCAATGCAACCATCAGGTTTGCAAGCGCGGTCGCGGTCACAACCGATAAATCGGAATTGCCGATCGACTTCGCCTTGGCGTTCACAAAGTAAGGCGGAAGCTCATCGAGCATGATCACCAGCGGCTCGCCCTTCAGCAGGTTGATCCAGGCCGATTGACCGGGCGCCGACATGGGCGAGTAATAATCCTTGAACAGCTCGCGTTTGCCCAACTGTTCCGCAATCGAGCCCCAAAGTCCGTAAGGCGCGTCGCTTTCCCGCCCGGAGAAAGCGACGACGCGTACCTTGCCGAGCTTTTTATCGGACGTGTAAAAGCCGCTCATTACGTCCGCGCGATGCTCGGGGCGCTGCGCGAGCAGACCGAGAGCTAGCAAGTTGTGCGTCTTGTCGCCTCCCATTGCTTGAGTCAGTTTGAAAACTCCCTGCTCGGACTTTCCTTCGAGTCGCCGAAACGATTCCGTCAGCAAGGTTTTCATGCCTTCGGTAATGTAGTTTTCGGCAAAGAACGCCCCTGGCGCGATCTTGCCACCGACCAGATCACCCAGATCGGCAACGGTGTCGCGTCGTACCGCATCAAACATGGAATCGCGAGGTTTGCAGGCTTCTCGAAGGGTTTTCATCATCCGTTTTCTTGCCGAAAGTATCGAAAAAACTTAGTGGACGAGGTGGTAGAGATGGCTATCGTGAGGAACGATCGAGGCAACCGTTAACGCTTTACGATTGTATAGCGCCGACTGCGCCCGCCCGCGTGGCAAATAACTCCTTAACTGCGCCGAGCAGTTGGCGTCAAGCCGGGATTTTGCATTGCCCGCTATGCGAGGAACAGCGCATATGCGGGGTTCACGCTCTCGTCCCAATACGGATAACCGAGCTTGTCCAGGAAGCAGCAAAAATCGGCGTGCTCGTGCGCCGGCACCTGAATGCCGACCAGCACGCGGCCGTAATCGGCGCCGTGATTGCGATAATGAAACAGGCTGATGTTCCAGTCGTGGCTCATGCTGTTCAGAAATCGCGTCAGCGCGCCGGGCCGCTCGGGAAATTCGAAGCGATACAGCATTTCGTCGGGAATGCCGGGCGCGCGCCCGCCGACCAGATGACGCACATGCAGCTTGGCCATTTCGTTGTCGGATAAATCGACTGCCCGCAAACCCGCGTCGCGCAGCGCGCGCAGCAGAACCAAGGTTTCGTCGCGATCGTGCACCTGCACGCCGGCAAAAACCTGCGCTTCGCGGGCATCGGCATAACGGTAATTGAATTCGGTGATGTTGCGCGGGCCGAGCAGCGAGCAGAATTTTTTGAAGCTGCCGGGCCGCTCGGGGATCGTCACTGCGAGTATCGCTTCGCGCTGTTCGCCGATTTCAGCGCGTTCGGCAACGTGTCGCAGACGGTCGAAGTTCATGTTCGCGCCGGACGCGATCGCGATCAATGTCAGGTCGCGGATTGCCTCGCGCGCGGACCAGGCTTTGACCCCCGCGACGCTCAATGCGCCGGCCGGTTCCAGCACGACGCGCGTGTCCTCGAACACGTCCTTGATCGCGGCGCAGATCTCGTCGGTGTTGACGAGCACGACTTCATCGACCAGTTCGCGGCATAAGCGGAACGTTTCCACGCCGACCTCCCGCACCGCGACGCCATCGGCGAATAAACCCACCTGCGCCAGCTTCACGCGCTCGCCGGCGGCCAGCGATCGCGCCATCGCATCGGCATTGACTGGCTCGACGCCGATGATTTTGATCTCCGGCCGCAATCGCTTCACATAGGCGGCAATTCCCGCGATCAATCCGCCGCCGCCGACGGGAACGAAGATGGCGTGGATCGGCTGCGCGTGCTGGCGCAGGATTTCCAAGCCTATCGTTCCCTGCCCGGCGATCACATCGGGATCGTCGTATGGATGGACGAAAGTCAGGCCGCGTTCGCTCGCCATGGCAGCGGCGTACGCATAGGCTTCGTCGTAGGAATCGCCGTGCAGCACGATTGCCGCACCCCGCGCGGCAACCGCCTTGACCTTGATAGCGGGCGTCGTCGCCGGCATCACGATGGTCGCTGCGCAGCCGAGCTTTTGCGCCGCCAGTGCGACGCCTTGCGCATGATTGCCGGCCGAGGCGGCGATCACACCGCGCGCTCGCGCTTCGCTGCTGAGTCCAACC
Coding sequences within:
- the ilvA gene encoding threonine ammonia-lyase, biosynthetic, yielding MNNAYLERILTARVYDVAIESPLELAANLSARIGNRVLLKREDLQPVFSFKLRGAYNKMVGLSSEARARGVIAASAGNHAQGVALAAQKLGCAATIVMPATTPAIKVKAVAARGAAIVLHGDSYDEAYAYAAAMASERGLTFVHPYDDPDVIAGQGTIGLEILRQHAQPIHAIFVPVGGGGLIAGIAAYVKRLRPEIKIIGVEPVNADAMARSLAAGERVKLAQVGLFADGVAVREVGVETFRLCRELVDEVVLVNTDEICAAIKDVFEDTRVVLEPAGALSVAGVKAWSAREAIRDLTLIAIASGANMNFDRLRHVAERAEIGEQREAILAVTIPERPGSFKKFCSLLGPRNITEFNYRYADAREAQVFAGVQVHDRDETLVLLRALRDAGLRAVDLSDNEMAKLHVRHLVGGRAPGIPDEMLYRFEFPERPGALTRFLNSMSHDWNISLFHYRNHGADYGRVLVGIQVPAHEHADFCCFLDKLGYPYWDESVNPAYALFLA
- a CDS encoding ATP-binding protein, which encodes MKTLREACKPRDSMFDAVRRDTVADLGDLVGGKIAPGAFFAENYITEGMKTLLTESFRRLEGKSEQGVFKLTQAMGGDKTHNLLALGLLAQRPEHRADVMSGFYTSDKKLGKVRVVAFSGRESDAPYGLWGSIAEQLGKRELFKDYYSPMSAPGQSAWINLLKGEPLVIMLDELPPYFVNAKAKSIGNSDLSVVTATALANLMVALTKDELRNVVLVITDLTVSWQAGHQQIVSALQDLQRESGRVAMDLEPVRMNTDEFYQILRKRLFESLPSKEDIAEIAQGYAQSVRDARQMDVTNASPEQFAQSVAESYPFHPSIRDLYARFKENPGFQQTRGLIRLMRIVASLLWKGDGAGKHYLLSAHDVDLNDRETLSEVAQINPTLESAIAHDIASNGKSVAEVMDTNLANGDTGDVARLLLVASLANVPGATRGLSIPEIIAYLCAPGRDISRLKNEVLSRFMTAAWYLHTTGDGKLFFRNTQNLVARLKTTADAYLRDQSVKELKAQLQEMFRADTGWSYQQLLVLPAIDEINPTQDKVTLVIFEPHAQGLHPDLKAFHEQLTFRNRVGFLTGQRNFDALLNSAKEFKAIHQIIAELSAEGTPDQDPQLVQARDLQDRIRAQFLSATRETFTTLYFPVADRLMSADFPMEFRNNHYHGEEQITKTLTAKAKYTDDIASDVFRQKAESKLFTQKSMLWTEIKRRAASNTGWQWHRADALDKLKDDCLRKDIWRES